The following proteins are co-located in the Streptomyces sp. NBC_01198 genome:
- a CDS encoding glycoside hydrolase family 15 protein: protein MSSSNIPRPQDRPSCWGGAVIRLESHVAGRIEDYALIGDMQTAALVCRDGTVDWLCLPRFDSPAVFAGLLGTEQHGFWRLGPAHRGSEGPPAATRRRYRGDSLVLESEWDTPRGTVRVIDFMPPRDGAPQVIRIVEGVSGRVPMSSALRMRFAYGQVVPWVHKVGDRVVAVAGPDSVWLDTEVDTYGKDLTTYSEFTVAPGDRMAFTISWEPSHKPQPSLPDPEGSLTATEDFWRAWVAQCTYTGPYREAVVRSLITLKALTYGPTGGIVAAPTTSLPEDIGGVRNWDYRFTWLRDAAITLSSLLRTGYREEAQAWREWLLRAVAGDPENLQIMYGIAGERELGENELHWLPGYEGSTPVRIGNGAAHQLQLDVYGEVTEALHLGHMTGLARNDYASLLQLKLIRYLEKHWNEPDEGIWEVRGPRRHFVHSKVMAWVAVDRTVKLIESGEVDGPLDRLKDLRDEIHYDVCEKGYDRERNTFTQSYGSRELDASLLLIPQMGFLPPDDKRVIGTIEAIQRELSTEDGFVLRYPTSSTDTSGDDNLDGLPGDEGAFLACSFWLADDLAMIGRVEEARRLFEKLLALRNDLGLLAEEWDPRRQRQVGNFPQAFSHVPLIDTALRLTAAGAFRG from the coding sequence ATGAGCTCGTCGAATATCCCCAGACCGCAAGACCGTCCCAGTTGCTGGGGCGGCGCCGTCATTCGACTGGAGTCGCACGTGGCCGGGCGTATCGAGGACTACGCACTCATCGGTGATATGCAGACCGCCGCACTGGTCTGCCGGGACGGCACGGTCGACTGGCTGTGCCTGCCCCGGTTCGACTCGCCCGCGGTCTTCGCCGGACTGCTGGGGACCGAGCAGCACGGTTTCTGGCGGCTGGGCCCCGCCCACCGCGGCAGCGAGGGGCCGCCGGCGGCGACACGCCGCCGCTACCGCGGCGACTCGCTGGTGCTGGAGTCCGAATGGGACACCCCGCGCGGCACCGTCCGGGTCATCGACTTCATGCCGCCGCGCGACGGCGCGCCGCAGGTGATCCGGATCGTGGAGGGGGTCAGCGGCCGGGTGCCGATGAGCTCCGCGCTGCGGATGCGGTTCGCCTACGGCCAGGTGGTCCCGTGGGTGCACAAGGTCGGCGACCGCGTCGTGGCGGTGGCCGGGCCCGACTCGGTCTGGCTGGACACCGAGGTCGACACGTACGGCAAGGACCTGACGACCTACTCCGAGTTCACCGTCGCGCCCGGCGACCGGATGGCCTTCACCATCAGCTGGGAGCCCTCGCACAAGCCGCAGCCCTCGCTGCCCGACCCGGAGGGGTCACTGACCGCGACCGAGGACTTCTGGCGGGCGTGGGTGGCCCAGTGCACCTACACCGGGCCCTACCGCGAGGCGGTGGTCCGCTCCCTGATCACCCTCAAGGCGCTCACCTACGGGCCCACCGGCGGCATCGTGGCGGCACCCACGACATCGTTGCCCGAGGACATCGGCGGGGTCCGCAACTGGGACTACCGCTTCACCTGGCTGCGCGACGCCGCCATCACCCTGTCCTCGCTGCTGCGCACCGGCTACCGCGAGGAGGCGCAGGCCTGGCGCGAGTGGCTGCTGCGGGCGGTGGCCGGCGACCCGGAGAACCTGCAGATCATGTACGGCATCGCCGGCGAGCGCGAGCTCGGCGAGAACGAGCTGCACTGGCTGCCCGGCTACGAGGGCTCCACCCCGGTACGGATCGGCAACGGGGCCGCGCACCAGCTCCAGCTGGACGTCTACGGCGAGGTCACCGAGGCGCTGCACCTGGGCCACATGACGGGCCTGGCCCGCAACGACTACGCCAGCCTGCTGCAGCTCAAGCTGATCCGCTACCTGGAGAAGCACTGGAACGAGCCCGACGAGGGCATCTGGGAGGTACGCGGCCCGCGCCGGCACTTCGTGCACTCCAAGGTGATGGCCTGGGTCGCGGTCGACCGCACGGTCAAGCTCATCGAGTCCGGCGAGGTCGACGGGCCGCTCGATCGGCTCAAGGACCTGCGCGACGAGATCCACTACGACGTGTGCGAGAAGGGCTACGACCGGGAGCGCAACACCTTCACGCAGTCGTACGGCTCGCGCGAGCTGGACGCCTCGCTGCTGCTCATCCCGCAGATGGGCTTCCTGCCGCCCGACGACAAGCGGGTCATCGGCACGATCGAGGCGATCCAGCGGGAGCTGTCCACCGAGGACGGCTTCGTGCTGCGCTACCCGACCTCAAGCACCGACACCAGCGGCGACGACAACCTCGACGGCCTGCCCGGCGACGAGGGCGCCTTCCTGGCCTGCTCCTTCTGGCTCGCCGACGACCTGGCCATGATCGGTCGGGTGGAGGAGGCCCGGCGCCTCTTCGAGAAGCTGCTCGCGCTGCGCAACGACCTGGGGCTGCTCGCCGAGGAGTGGGACCCGCGCCGCCAGCGCCAGGTCGGCAACTTCCCGCAGGCCTTCAGCCACGTCCCGCTGATCGACACGGCGCTGCGGCTCACGGCCGCGGGGGCTTTCCGCGGCTGA
- the recN gene encoding DNA repair protein RecN, with amino-acid sequence MVVSVLEEMRIRSLGVIEDAVVELSPGFTAVTGETGAGKTMVVTSLGLLLGGRADPALVRIGAGSAVVEGRITMAPDARAAIRAQEAGAELDDGALLISRTVSAEGRSRAHLGGRTVPIGLLGELADDLVAVHGQTDQQGLLRPARQRDALDRYAGFTVVAALEKYGAAYRRLREISTELSELTTRARERAQEADLLRFGVEEVAAAEPLPGEDAELAAEAERLGHAEALASAATLAHAALAGNPEDPEAVEAGTLVAGAQRALDSVAAHDPDLAALAARLGEIGILLGDVAGELAGYADNLDADPRRLAAVEERRAVLAHLVRKYGTDIDAVLAWAGQSGARLAELEGDDDRIAELTAERDALRAELSALGQDLTDLRTEAAERFATAVTTELAELAMPHARVTVAIRQTEVADAGSGIEIDGRAVAYGPAGADEVELLLAPHPGSPARPIAKGASGGELSRVMLAVEVVFAGSDPVPTYLFDEVDAGVGGKAAVEVGRRLARLARTAQVVVVTHLPQVAAFADRQLLVEKTNDGSVTRSGVTVLEGEARVRELSRMLAGQEDSELARAHAEELLATARASR; translated from the coding sequence ATGGTCGTATCCGTGCTGGAGGAAATGCGGATCAGGTCGCTGGGAGTCATCGAGGACGCCGTGGTGGAGCTGTCACCCGGCTTCACGGCGGTGACCGGTGAGACCGGTGCGGGCAAGACCATGGTGGTGACCAGCCTCGGCCTGCTGCTCGGCGGCCGGGCCGACCCCGCCCTGGTGCGGATCGGCGCCGGCTCCGCGGTCGTGGAAGGCCGGATAACGATGGCGCCTGACGCGCGCGCCGCGATCCGCGCCCAGGAGGCGGGCGCCGAACTCGACGACGGTGCGCTGCTCATCAGCCGTACGGTGTCGGCCGAGGGCCGCTCCCGGGCGCACCTCGGCGGGCGTACCGTCCCGATCGGGCTGCTCGGCGAGCTCGCCGACGACCTGGTCGCCGTGCACGGCCAGACCGACCAGCAGGGCCTGCTGCGGCCTGCCAGGCAGCGCGACGCCCTGGACCGCTACGCCGGATTCACCGTCGTCGCGGCGCTGGAGAAGTACGGTGCCGCCTACCGCAGGCTGCGCGAGATCAGCACCGAGCTGTCCGAGCTGACCACCCGGGCCAGGGAACGCGCCCAGGAGGCCGACCTGCTGCGCTTCGGCGTCGAGGAGGTCGCCGCCGCCGAGCCGCTGCCGGGGGAGGACGCCGAACTCGCGGCCGAGGCCGAGCGCCTCGGGCACGCGGAAGCGCTCGCCTCCGCGGCGACCCTGGCGCACGCGGCGCTCGCCGGCAACCCCGAGGACCCCGAGGCGGTGGAGGCCGGCACGCTGGTCGCCGGCGCCCAGCGGGCCCTGGACTCGGTCGCGGCGCACGACCCCGACCTGGCCGCGCTCGCCGCCCGGCTGGGCGAGATCGGCATCCTGCTCGGCGACGTGGCCGGCGAGCTCGCCGGTTACGCCGACAACCTGGACGCCGACCCGCGGCGGCTCGCCGCCGTCGAGGAGCGCCGGGCGGTGCTCGCCCACCTCGTACGCAAGTACGGCACCGACATCGACGCGGTGCTCGCCTGGGCCGGGCAGAGCGGTGCCCGGCTGGCCGAGCTGGAGGGCGACGACGACCGCATCGCCGAACTCACCGCGGAGCGGGACGCGCTGCGTGCCGAGCTGAGCGCCCTCGGGCAGGACCTCACCGACCTCAGGACCGAGGCGGCCGAGCGCTTCGCCACCGCCGTCACCACGGAGCTGGCCGAACTGGCGATGCCGCACGCGCGGGTCACCGTCGCCATCCGGCAGACCGAGGTCGCCGACGCCGGGTCCGGCATCGAGATCGACGGCCGGGCCGTCGCGTACGGCCCGGCCGGTGCGGACGAGGTCGAGCTGCTGCTCGCCCCGCACCCCGGCAGTCCTGCCCGGCCCATCGCCAAGGGTGCCTCCGGCGGTGAGCTGTCCCGGGTGATGCTGGCCGTCGAGGTGGTCTTCGCCGGGTCCGATCCGGTGCCCACGTATCTCTTCGACGAGGTCGACGCGGGCGTCGGCGGCAAGGCCGCGGTCGAGGTCGGCCGCCGCCTGGCGCGACTGGCGCGCACCGCGCAGGTCGTCGTGGTCACCCACCTCCCGCAGGTCGCGGCCTTCGCCGACCGCCAGCTCCTGGTCGAGAAGACGAACGACGGCTCGGTCACCCGCAGCGGTGTCACCGTCCTGGAGGGCGAGGCCCGCGTCCGCGAGCTGTCCCGCATGCTCGCGGGCCAGGAGGACTCCGAACTGGCCCGCGCCCACGCGGAAGAACTCCTCGCGACGGCCCGCGCCAGCCGCTGA
- a CDS encoding NUDIX hydrolase, with the protein MLKDTPQEWRVTATATPFTGKKTSVRTDEVVMPDGSTATRDYQVHPGSVAVLALDDEDRVLVLRQYRHPVRHKLWEIPAGLLDVPGENPLDAAQRELYEEAHVKAEDWRVLTDVYTTPGGSDEAVRIFLARGISEAEGERFAVSEEEADMEVARVPLADLVVGALAGDLHNNCLVVGALALRAALTGDGLDALRPAESPWPARPFTA; encoded by the coding sequence ATGCTCAAGGACACCCCGCAGGAGTGGCGCGTCACGGCCACCGCCACGCCCTTCACCGGCAAGAAGACCAGCGTCCGTACGGACGAGGTGGTCATGCCTGACGGCTCCACGGCGACCCGCGACTACCAGGTCCACCCCGGCTCGGTCGCCGTCCTCGCCCTCGACGACGAGGACCGGGTGCTGGTGCTGCGGCAGTACCGGCACCCGGTGCGGCACAAGCTCTGGGAGATCCCGGCCGGGCTGCTCGACGTCCCCGGTGAGAATCCGCTGGACGCCGCGCAGCGCGAGCTGTACGAGGAGGCGCACGTCAAGGCGGAGGACTGGCGGGTCCTCACCGACGTCTACACCACGCCCGGCGGCAGCGACGAGGCCGTGCGGATCTTCCTGGCCCGCGGCATCTCCGAGGCGGAGGGCGAGCGCTTCGCGGTCTCCGAGGAGGAGGCCGACATGGAGGTCGCCCGGGTCCCGCTCGCCGACCTGGTCGTCGGCGCCCTGGCCGGCGACCTGCACAACAACTGCCTGGTCGTCGGCGCGCTGGCGCTGCGGGCGGCACTCACCGGCGACGGCCTCGACGCGCTGCGCCCGGCCGAGTCGCCGTGGCCCGCCCGGCCGTTCACGGCGTGA
- a CDS encoding glycosyltransferase family 4 protein: protein MSSTPDPFAGQLHAVHVLGTAAGAHVSSLVGGLVARGVEVTVCGPVAAEADYAFGATGARYVPIDVGRRRATAADAPVVGALRAAFNGAGVVHAHGLWAGFLAAVALGGRGIPLVVTWHGGAPVEGGRGLLLRWLERRAVRAATVVLGVSSELVDRARGLGGRDVRLAPAAVPRPPGRPPRPPEEGERYRQKTRADHGAIDRPLLLAVGRLEPRQGYDLLLDAAELWSGLDPAPLVAVAGEGGERAALERRIEAGRLPVLLLGSRDDVPELLAAADLVVLPSRWEARALIAQEALHAGVPLVATDVGGMRELVGDAAVLVPYGDPRALATAVTTLLSDPDRRAALSIAGRAQAATWPSEDDTVAQVLAVYDELTQP, encoded by the coding sequence GTGAGCAGCACCCCCGACCCCTTCGCAGGGCAGCTGCACGCCGTGCACGTCCTGGGCACGGCGGCGGGAGCGCATGTCAGTTCGCTGGTCGGCGGGCTGGTGGCGCGGGGTGTCGAGGTGACCGTCTGCGGTCCGGTCGCCGCCGAGGCGGACTACGCCTTCGGGGCGACCGGCGCCCGCTACGTGCCTATCGACGTGGGCCGCCGCCGGGCCACCGCGGCCGACGCGCCGGTGGTCGGGGCGCTGCGGGCCGCCTTCAACGGGGCGGGCGTGGTGCATGCGCACGGGCTGTGGGCGGGTTTCCTCGCGGCCGTCGCGCTCGGCGGCCGCGGCATCCCACTGGTCGTCACCTGGCACGGCGGCGCGCCCGTCGAAGGCGGGCGCGGCCTGCTGCTGCGCTGGCTGGAACGCCGGGCGGTGCGCGCCGCCACCGTCGTGCTCGGGGTGTCCTCCGAACTGGTCGACCGGGCGCGCGGCCTGGGCGGCAGGGACGTGCGGCTCGCGCCTGCCGCCGTGCCGCGGCCGCCGGGCCGGCCGCCCAGGCCCCCGGAGGAGGGCGAGCGCTACCGGCAGAAGACCAGGGCCGACCACGGGGCCATCGACCGCCCGCTGCTGCTCGCGGTCGGCAGGCTGGAACCGCGGCAGGGCTACGACCTGTTGCTGGACGCCGCGGAACTGTGGTCGGGGCTTGACCCGGCACCGCTGGTGGCTGTCGCCGGCGAGGGCGGGGAGCGGGCGGCGCTCGAACGCCGCATCGAGGCCGGGCGGTTGCCGGTCCTGCTGCTCGGCAGCCGCGACGACGTACCCGAACTGCTGGCCGCGGCCGACCTGGTGGTGCTGCCCAGCCGCTGGGAGGCGCGTGCGCTGATCGCCCAGGAAGCGCTGCACGCGGGTGTACCGCTGGTCGCCACGGATGTCGGCGGCATGCGGGAGCTGGTCGGGGACGCGGCCGTCCTGGTCCCCTACGGCGACCCCCGGGCCCTCGCGACCGCGGTCACCACCCTGCTCTCCGACCCGGACCGCCGCGCCGCCCTCTCCATCGCCGGCCGCGCCCAGGCGGCCACGTGGCCCTCGGAGGACGACACGGTGGCCCAAGTCCTCGCCGTCTACGACGAACTGACCCAGCCCTAG
- a CDS encoding SCP2 sterol-binding domain-containing protein, translated as MATLEECRAALDQLSRNMAKAADDTRAATALDRSLSCRITDLDVTFVGRLADSTITDVVTVPGTPPDKAQIRLAMSGDDLVAMVGGELNFAKAWGSGRVKVQASLRDVIRLRSLL; from the coding sequence ATGGCCACCCTCGAAGAGTGCCGTGCCGCACTCGACCAACTGTCGCGGAACATGGCGAAGGCGGCGGACGACACGCGTGCCGCCACCGCCCTGGACCGTTCGCTGAGCTGCCGGATCACCGATCTGGACGTCACCTTCGTGGGGCGGCTCGCCGACAGCACGATCACCGATGTCGTCACCGTGCCTGGCACGCCGCCCGACAAGGCGCAGATCCGGCTGGCCATGTCCGGCGACGACCTGGTGGCGATGGTCGGCGGCGAGCTGAACTTCGCCAAGGCGTGGGGCAGCGGGCGGGTCAAGGTGCAGGCGTCGCTGCGGGATGTGATCCGGCTGCGCTCGCTGCTGTGA
- a CDS encoding TlyA family RNA methyltransferase: MARRRLDAELVRRKLARSREHASQLIAAGRVTVGGATASKPATQVETSAALVVAEGGDGPDYVSRGGHKLAGALAAFQPLGLDVEGRRALDAGASTGGFTDVLLRAGVAQVVAVDVGYGQLAWSLQSDPRVVVEDRTNVRELTLDHIDGDPVGLVVGDLSFIPLGLVLPALVRCATPDADLVLMVKPQFEVGRERLGSGGVVRSAQLRAECVTKVAGQAAELGLGVLGVTASPLPGPSGNVEYFLWLRAGAPALDPADVDRAVAEGPNR; this comes from the coding sequence GTGGCACGACGCCGACTCGACGCCGAGCTGGTGCGCCGGAAACTCGCGCGCTCGCGCGAGCACGCAAGCCAGTTGATCGCCGCCGGCCGGGTCACCGTGGGCGGCGCGACCGCCAGCAAGCCGGCGACGCAGGTGGAGACCTCGGCCGCCCTGGTGGTGGCCGAGGGCGGGGACGGCCCGGACTACGTGTCGCGCGGCGGCCACAAGCTGGCCGGGGCGCTGGCCGCCTTCCAGCCGCTGGGCCTGGACGTCGAAGGCCGCAGGGCACTGGACGCGGGCGCGTCCACCGGCGGCTTCACCGACGTGCTGCTGCGGGCCGGCGTCGCGCAGGTGGTCGCGGTGGACGTCGGCTACGGCCAGCTCGCCTGGTCGCTGCAGAGCGACCCCCGGGTCGTGGTCGAGGACCGCACGAACGTGCGGGAGCTGACCCTCGACCACATCGACGGCGATCCGGTCGGCCTGGTCGTCGGCGACCTGTCGTTCATCCCGCTCGGCCTGGTGCTGCCCGCCCTGGTGCGGTGCGCCACGCCCGACGCGGACCTGGTGCTGATGGTCAAGCCGCAGTTCGAGGTCGGCAGGGAGCGGCTCGGCAGCGGTGGGGTGGTCCGCAGCGCGCAGTTGCGGGCCGAATGCGTGACGAAGGTCGCCGGGCAGGCGGCGGAGCTCGGCCTCGGGGTGCTCGGGGTCACCGCGAGCCCGCTGCCCGGGCCTTCGGGGAACGTGGAGTATTTTCTGTGGCTGCGCGCCGGTGCGCCCGCGCTGGACCCGGCCGATGTCGACCGTGCTGTGGCGGAGGGGCCGAACCGGTGA
- a CDS encoding NAD kinase: MQDRTVFLLTHTGRAAAIRSAERVVQGLLRCGIGVRLLADEAVDLPLPAEVEQVTEAGPEAVEGCELIIVLGGDGTLLRGAEFARASGVPLLGVNLGRVGFLAEAERDDLDKVVDRVVTREYEVEERMTLDVLVRNDGRIVHTDWALNEASVEKASRERLLEVVTEVDGRPVSRFGGDGVVCATPTGSTAYAFSAGGPVVWPEVEALLMVPISAHALFAKPLVTSPRSVLAVEVQPETPNGVLWCDGRRTVELPAGARVEVRRGAVPVRLARLHHASFTDRLVAKFALPVAGWRGAPA; encoded by the coding sequence CTGCAGGACCGTACCGTCTTCCTGCTCACCCACACCGGCAGGGCTGCCGCGATCCGCAGCGCCGAGCGGGTCGTGCAGGGCCTGCTGCGCTGCGGTATCGGTGTGCGGCTGCTCGCCGACGAGGCCGTCGACCTGCCGCTGCCCGCGGAGGTGGAGCAGGTCACCGAGGCCGGCCCCGAGGCGGTCGAGGGCTGCGAGCTGATCATCGTGCTGGGCGGCGACGGGACGCTGCTGCGCGGCGCGGAGTTCGCCCGCGCGTCGGGTGTGCCGCTGCTGGGCGTCAACCTCGGCCGGGTCGGCTTCCTCGCCGAGGCCGAGCGCGACGACCTGGACAAGGTCGTGGACCGGGTCGTCACCAGGGAGTACGAAGTCGAGGAGCGGATGACCCTCGACGTGCTGGTGCGCAACGACGGCCGGATCGTGCACACCGACTGGGCGCTCAACGAGGCCTCGGTCGAGAAGGCGTCCAGGGAACGGCTGCTCGAAGTCGTCACCGAGGTCGACGGCCGCCCCGTCTCCCGCTTCGGCGGCGACGGCGTGGTCTGCGCCACCCCGACCGGCTCCACCGCCTACGCCTTCTCCGCCGGCGGGCCCGTCGTCTGGCCGGAGGTCGAGGCGCTGCTGATGGTCCCGATCAGCGCGCACGCGCTGTTCGCCAAGCCGCTGGTGACCTCGCCGCGCTCGGTGCTGGCCGTCGAGGTGCAGCCGGAGACGCCCAACGGTGTGCTGTGGTGCGACGGCCGCCGCACGGTCGAACTGCCCGCGGGCGCCAGGGTCGAGGTCAGGCGCGGCGCCGTCCCGGTCCGGCTGGCCCGGCTCCACCACGCCTCCTTCACCGACCGACTGGTGGCGAAGTTCGCCCTCCCGGTGGCCGGCTGGCGCGGCGCCCCGGCGTGA
- a CDS encoding CTP synthase — protein sequence MAIAPKSTTTKHLFVTGGVASSLGKGLTASSLGALLKARGLRVTMQKLDPYLNVDPGTMNPFQHGEVFVTEDGAETDLDIGHYERFLDVNLAGSANVTTGQVYSTVIAKERRGEYLGDTVQVIPHITNEIKSRIRRMAADDVDVVITEVGGTVGDIESLPFLESIRQVRHEVGRDNVFVVHISLLPYIGPSGELKTKPTQHSVAALRNIGIQPDAIVLRADREVPIAIKRKISLMCDVDEDAVVAAIDAPSIYDIPKVLHTEGLDAYVVRRLDLPFRDVDWAQWDDLLRRVHEPAHEVKVALVGKYIDLPDAYLSVTEALRAGGFANNAKVHIKWVTSDACKTPAGAAEQLGDVDAVCVPGGFGDRGVEGKVSAITYAREQRIPLLGLCLGLQCIVIEAARNLAGIADANSTEFDPATAHPVISTMAEQLDIVDGKGDLGGTMRLGTYPAKLAEGSIVREVYGDQPYVEERHRHRYEVNNAYRADLEKAAGLVFSGTSPDSKLVEYVEYPREVHPYLVATQAHPELKSRPTRPHPLFAGLVKAAVERRTV from the coding sequence TTGGCAATTGCGCCGAAATCCACGACGACCAAGCATCTCTTCGTCACCGGTGGGGTGGCCTCCTCGCTCGGCAAGGGACTGACCGCCTCCAGTCTCGGTGCGCTGCTCAAGGCGCGCGGCCTGCGGGTCACCATGCAGAAGCTCGACCCGTATCTGAACGTGGACCCGGGCACCATGAACCCGTTCCAGCACGGTGAGGTGTTCGTCACCGAGGACGGCGCCGAGACCGACCTGGACATCGGCCACTACGAGCGCTTCCTCGACGTCAACCTGGCCGGCTCGGCGAACGTCACGACCGGGCAGGTGTACTCCACGGTCATCGCCAAGGAGCGGCGCGGCGAGTATCTGGGCGACACCGTGCAGGTCATCCCGCACATCACCAACGAGATCAAGTCCCGTATCCGGCGGATGGCCGCCGACGACGTGGACGTGGTCATCACCGAGGTCGGCGGCACCGTCGGCGACATCGAGTCGCTGCCGTTCCTGGAGTCGATCCGGCAGGTCCGCCACGAGGTCGGCCGGGACAACGTCTTCGTGGTCCATATCTCACTGCTGCCCTACATCGGCCCGTCCGGGGAGCTGAAGACCAAGCCGACGCAGCACTCGGTGGCCGCGCTGCGCAACATCGGCATCCAGCCGGACGCCATCGTGCTGCGCGCCGACCGCGAGGTGCCGATCGCGATCAAGCGGAAGATCTCGCTGATGTGCGACGTCGACGAGGACGCGGTCGTCGCCGCGATCGACGCGCCGTCCATCTACGACATCCCCAAGGTGCTGCACACCGAGGGCCTCGACGCGTACGTCGTCCGCCGGCTGGACCTGCCGTTCCGGGATGTGGACTGGGCGCAGTGGGACGACCTGCTGCGGCGGGTGCACGAGCCCGCCCACGAGGTGAAGGTCGCCCTGGTCGGCAAGTACATCGACCTGCCGGACGCCTATCTGTCGGTCACCGAGGCGCTGCGGGCCGGCGGCTTCGCCAACAACGCCAAGGTCCACATCAAGTGGGTCACCTCCGACGCCTGCAAGACCCCGGCGGGCGCCGCCGAGCAGCTCGGCGACGTGGACGCGGTCTGCGTGCCCGGCGGCTTCGGCGACCGGGGCGTGGAGGGCAAGGTCTCCGCGATCACCTACGCCCGCGAGCAGCGCATCCCGCTGCTCGGGCTGTGCCTGGGCCTGCAGTGCATCGTCATCGAGGCGGCCCGCAACCTGGCCGGCATCGCCGACGCGAACTCCACCGAGTTCGACCCGGCGACCGCCCACCCGGTGATCTCCACCATGGCCGAACAGCTGGACATCGTGGACGGCAAGGGCGACCTGGGCGGCACGATGCGGCTGGGCACCTACCCGGCCAAGCTCGCCGAGGGCTCCATCGTCCGCGAGGTCTACGGCGACCAGCCGTACGTCGAGGAGCGGCACCGGCACCGCTACGAGGTCAACAACGCCTACCGCGCCGACCTGGAGAAGGCGGCCGGCCTGGTCTTCTCCGGCACGTCCCCCGACAGCAAGCTGGTGGAGTACGTCGAGTACCCGCGCGAGGTGCACCCGTACCTGGTGGCGACCCAGGCGCACCCCGAGCTGAAGTCCCGCCCGACCCGCCCGCACCCCCTCTTCGCCGGGCTGGTGAAGGCCGCGGTGGAGCGCCGCACCGTCTGA